A single Natrinema pellirubrum DSM 15624 DNA region contains:
- a CDS encoding DUF7386 family protein — translation MTLFCFFLLPWAIAIVAEDDFDDPPTSVVIDAAFENLIEHEQNLDDARGELPPETIQWFNTSVVGLRYRTSIESRYR, via the coding sequence ATCACACTGTTTTGTTTCTTTCTATTACCATGGGCGATCGCAATCGTGGCCGAAGACGATTTCGACGACCCGCCTACGTCCGTCGTCATCGACGCTGCGTTCGAGAACTTAATTGAACACGAGCAGAACCTCGACGACGCTCGCGGCGAACTGCCACCGGAGACGATCCAGTGGTTCAACACCTCGGTCGTCGGGCTTCGGTATCGGACAAGCATCGAGAGTCGATACCGATAG
- a CDS encoding DUF7386 family protein, which translates to MKDRPIAHPQATRIDPEDDLDDPPMSVVIDAALTHLVESEQNIDDARGEYDPETIQAIANTSVIGLRYRTSVESRWR; encoded by the coding sequence ATAAAGGACCGACCGATCGCTCATCCGCAAGCGACACGAATCGACCCCGAAGACGACCTCGACGACCCACCGATGTCCGTCGTCATCGACGCCGCGCTCACACACCTGGTCGAGTCTGAACAGAACATCGATGATGCGCGAGGCGAGTACGATCCCGAGACGATTCAGGCGATCGCGAACACGTCGGTGATCGGTCTTCGGTATCGGACATCTGTCGAAAGCCGGTGGCGATAG
- a CDS encoding DUF7511 domain-containing protein — translation MSETEAPVPDEVESGATPLELLSDDEGSWTAVPADASGDDRVSKWLEIDADVLCDLEEWR, via the coding sequence ATGAGCGAGACCGAAGCCCCCGTCCCAGACGAGGTCGAATCCGGCGCGACGCCCCTCGAGTTGCTCTCGGACGACGAGGGGAGCTGGACGGCCGTGCCGGCCGACGCGAGCGGCGACGACCGGGTGAGCAAATGGCTCGAGATCGATGCTGACGTCCTCTGTGATCTCGAGGAGTGGCGCTGA
- a CDS encoding geranylgeranylglycerol-phosphate geranylgeranyltransferase codes for MTVGETGRGLLELTRPVNVIAASALTFIGAFVAGGVAEEPLAVAAAVVATGLAVGAGNAINDYFDREIDRINQPGRAIPRGAVSPRGALAFSGLLFAGAVALAVTLPATAIAIAGVNLLALVAYTEFFKGLPGLGNALVAYLVGSTFLFGAAAVGEIAPAVVLFVLAAIATLTREIIKDVEDIEGDREEGLNTLPIAVGERKALVVAAVLLVVSVVASPIPFLRGYFGVAYLLVVAPADAVMLLAAYESFADPTTGQSRLKYGMFLAALAFIVGRAALEVPLLV; via the coding sequence ATGACTGTCGGTGAGACGGGTCGCGGGTTGCTCGAATTGACGCGGCCGGTAAACGTGATCGCGGCGAGTGCCCTGACGTTCATCGGAGCGTTCGTCGCCGGTGGGGTGGCGGAGGAGCCGCTCGCGGTCGCTGCGGCGGTCGTGGCCACGGGGCTGGCGGTCGGTGCGGGAAACGCGATCAACGACTACTTCGATCGGGAGATCGACCGGATCAACCAGCCCGGGCGGGCGATCCCCCGTGGTGCGGTGAGCCCGCGCGGTGCGCTCGCGTTCAGTGGCCTCCTCTTTGCCGGTGCGGTCGCGCTCGCGGTGACGCTTCCGGCGACGGCGATCGCCATCGCGGGCGTGAACCTCCTCGCGTTGGTCGCATACACCGAGTTCTTCAAGGGGCTGCCCGGCCTCGGGAACGCGCTCGTCGCTTATCTCGTCGGAAGCACGTTCCTCTTCGGCGCGGCGGCAGTCGGCGAGATCGCACCGGCCGTGGTCCTCTTCGTACTGGCGGCGATCGCAACGCTGACCCGTGAGATCATCAAAGACGTCGAGGACATCGAAGGGGACCGTGAGGAGGGGTTGAACACGCTCCCGATCGCGGTCGGGGAGCGGAAGGCGTTGGTCGTCGCCGCCGTCTTACTGGTCGTCTCCGTCGTCGCCAGCCCGATTCCGTTCCTCCGTGGCTACTTCGGCGTCGCGTACCTGCTCGTCGTCGCACCGGCCGATGCCGTCATGCTGCTTGCCGCCTACGAAAGTTTCGCGGATCCGACGACCGGCCAGTCGCGTCTCAAGTACGGGATGTTCTTGGCCGCGCTGGCGTTTATCGTCGGTCGAGCCGCCCTCGAGGTCCCCCTGTTGGTGTAG
- a CDS encoding RAD55 family ATPase, translated as MYDLADVLPDVEIDPGTNVLVAGPPLTGKRRIAFDILASGAARGDGSIVVTTKDSADKVLESLDDHVGEGVEPDIGVVDCVTKQRGIGTIDDDPRIKYASSPVDMTGIGIKLSEFLQDFYETRGLTRNRVLLHSVSTLLMYSDLQTVFRFLHVFTGRIQSADAMGVYVIDSTAHDDQTMNTLKQLFDAVVELEETADGEEPEIRTAGFSA; from the coding sequence ATGTATGACCTCGCAGATGTCCTTCCGGACGTCGAAATCGATCCGGGAACGAACGTACTCGTCGCGGGTCCGCCACTGACGGGGAAACGGCGGATCGCCTTCGATATCCTCGCGAGCGGGGCGGCCCGTGGTGACGGTTCGATCGTCGTCACTACCAAAGACAGTGCCGACAAGGTCCTCGAGAGCCTCGACGACCACGTCGGCGAGGGCGTCGAGCCGGATATCGGCGTCGTCGACTGTGTCACCAAACAACGCGGTATCGGAACGATCGACGACGACCCACGGATCAAGTACGCCTCCTCTCCGGTCGACATGACTGGCATCGGGATCAAGCTCTCGGAGTTCCTGCAGGACTTCTACGAGACCCGCGGGCTGACTCGGAATCGCGTCCTCTTGCACTCGGTGTCGACACTGCTGATGTACTCCGATCTCCAGACGGTCTTTCGGTTCCTCCACGTCTTCACGGGCCGGATCCAGAGTGCCGACGCCATGGGCGTCTACGTCATCGACTCGACTGCCCACGACGACCAGACGATGAACACGCTCAAACAGCTGTTCGACGCCGTCGTCGAACTCGAGGAGACGGCCGACGGCGAGGAACCCGAGATCCGGACCGCCGGTTTCTCGGCGTAA
- a CDS encoding CoA-binding protein, producing the protein MPVDTAAEIEEILESDTIAVVGCSSTPGKAAHDVPKYLLNHGYDVIPVNPYAEEIFGREVYDSLADVEDEIDVVCIFRPSEEVSGIVDAALERDDIDVIWTQQGIRDDEAAARAETAGRSVVQDRCMKVQHRRLVA; encoded by the coding sequence ATGCCAGTCGACACCGCAGCGGAGATCGAGGAGATCCTGGAGTCCGACACCATCGCCGTCGTCGGCTGCTCGAGTACGCCCGGCAAGGCGGCCCACGACGTGCCGAAGTACCTGCTGAATCACGGCTACGACGTGATCCCGGTCAACCCCTACGCCGAGGAGATCTTCGGCCGCGAGGTCTACGACTCGCTGGCCGACGTCGAGGACGAGATCGACGTCGTCTGTATCTTCCGGCCCAGCGAGGAGGTGAGTGGGATCGTCGACGCGGCCCTCGAGCGCGACGACATCGACGTCATCTGGACTCAGCAGGGAATCCGTGACGACGAGGCAGCGGCCCGCGCGGAGACGGCGGGTCGATCCGTCGTCCAGGATCGGTGTATGAAGGTCCAGCACCGCCGGCTCGTCGCCTGA